One window from the genome of Dyadobacter sp. CECT 9275 encodes:
- a CDS encoding amidohydrolase family protein, producing MKNTLLLAILFCLPQLSHAQTPSKTLLKGCTLIDGTGASAKPNTDILLIGDRIAGIGKNLAARGATVVDLQGKTVMPALISAHVHVGTLKGTGSSAENYTRENIINQLVRYQDYGITHVLVMGTDRPLIFNGLRDSTVAGLLPGARLYSAGYGFNTPDKNPGSWMNLLLRPESAEEVPALIDSVAKVKPTVLKMWVDDHGGKAQKMKTEVYTAIISEAHKRGIRVAAHLFNVADADALVDAGLDIIAHSIRDAVVGPSLLAKLKAKGVIYIPTLSLDEYAVIYTENPEWINEPFFKASLEPGVYEMLTSKSYQESVRNSPDFKRNSEAAQTALVNLKKIHDAGITVALGTDSGAFAVRTQGFTEHHELELMVRAGLTPLRALTAATQNAAKALKIEQDYGTIAIGKKADIVILGKNPENNIRNTRTIEAIWKDGKPVSKGPLAR from the coding sequence ATGAAAAATACGCTCCTGCTGGCAATACTGTTTTGTTTGCCCCAACTCAGCCATGCACAAACTCCTTCTAAAACACTGCTAAAAGGATGCACCCTCATAGACGGGACAGGCGCTTCTGCAAAACCTAACACTGATATATTATTGATAGGTGACAGAATCGCCGGCATTGGCAAAAACCTGGCTGCTCGTGGCGCGACTGTGGTGGATCTCCAAGGCAAAACCGTTATGCCTGCGCTCATTAGCGCCCATGTTCACGTGGGAACACTGAAGGGTACCGGCTCCAGTGCCGAAAACTATACCCGGGAAAATATCATCAATCAGTTGGTCCGATACCAGGATTACGGCATTACGCACGTCCTTGTAATGGGTACGGACAGACCTTTGATTTTCAATGGATTACGAGACTCTACCGTTGCCGGTCTCCTTCCCGGAGCCCGTCTTTATTCTGCCGGATACGGGTTTAATACACCGGATAAAAATCCCGGCTCATGGATGAATCTGTTGCTCAGACCCGAAAGCGCGGAAGAGGTACCAGCGCTCATTGACTCCGTAGCGAAGGTAAAACCTACCGTTTTAAAAATGTGGGTGGACGACCATGGCGGAAAGGCTCAGAAAATGAAAACCGAGGTTTATACCGCCATTATCAGCGAAGCGCACAAGAGAGGTATCCGCGTAGCAGCACATCTTTTTAATGTAGCCGATGCTGATGCCTTGGTGGATGCCGGCCTGGATATTATTGCACACAGCATTCGGGATGCAGTTGTCGGGCCAAGTTTACTGGCCAAATTAAAAGCCAAAGGAGTGATATATATTCCAACGTTGTCCCTGGACGAATATGCCGTAATTTATACCGAAAACCCGGAATGGATCAACGAACCCTTTTTCAAAGCATCTCTGGAACCGGGGGTATATGAAATGCTGACCAGTAAAAGCTACCAGGAATCTGTAAGGAATTCTCCGGATTTTAAAAGAAACAGCGAAGCTGCTCAAACGGCTCTGGTGAACCTGAAAAAAATACACGATGCTGGCATCACTGTGGCCCTTGGAACGGATTCGGGCGCGTTCGCTGTCAGGACCCAGGGTTTTACCGAACATCACGAACTGGAATTGATGGTCAGGGCAGGCCTGACACCGTTGCGGGCCCTCACGGCTGCTACACAAAACGCTGCCAAAGCTCTCAAGATTGAGCAGGACTATGGTACAATAGCCATTGGTAAAAAGGCAGATATAGTCATTCTTGGAAAAAACCCTGAGAACAATATCCGCAACACCCGCACCATAGAGGCTATCTGGAAAGACGGCAAGCCAGTGAGCAAGGGGCCATTGGCAAGATGA
- a CDS encoding VOC family protein — MKIDFKRLDHIMLCIPFGKENEARAFYSGILGLEELTDLGYPLPNGAIWFQMGDIQLHVRAEESSEISQRHPAFIVENLETARKVLEDNGIIIKNDSLIPDRKRFSFRDPFGNRIELIEML, encoded by the coding sequence ATGAAAATTGATTTTAAGAGGCTTGATCATATCATGCTTTGCATTCCCTTCGGAAAAGAAAATGAAGCCAGAGCATTTTACTCAGGCATACTGGGTCTTGAGGAATTAACGGATCTTGGATACCCCTTGCCCAACGGGGCTATTTGGTTTCAAATGGGAGATATTCAGCTGCATGTACGTGCTGAGGAGTCCTCTGAAATATCTCAGCGCCATCCGGCATTTATTGTAGAAAACCTGGAAACCGCCCGTAAAGTACTGGAAGACAACGGTATCATTATAAAAAATGACAGCCTCATTCCGGACCGTAAGCGTTTTTCATTCAGAGATCCCTTCGGAAACCGGATAGAACTTATTGAAATGTTGTAG
- a CDS encoding bifunctional riboflavin kinase/FAD synthetase — MQIYHSLDSIEKLKNAVVTSGTFDGVHIGHKKILTRLNEISEQSGGESVVLTFWPHPRMVVSDSSQDLQLLSTIEEKITLFSALNIKHLAIIPFTRSFSELSSLEFIQKILVEKIGTKKLVIGYDHRFGKNREGSFEFLQKNCALFGFEVEEISRQDIEATAISSSRIRKALLDGHVQEANELLGRPYSISGTIVKGKQLGRTIGFPTANLLVQEAHKLIPANGVYVISAEYQNHIYAGMLNIGVRPTVDGVNRTIEANLFEFDKEIYGEELTVNLLAYLRPEQKFSGLDALMKQIEADKLSALNYFTNHPLSG, encoded by the coding sequence ATGCAAATATATCATAGCCTGGATTCCATTGAAAAATTAAAAAATGCTGTTGTCACCAGCGGCACTTTCGATGGTGTGCACATTGGGCATAAAAAGATTCTGACCCGCCTGAATGAAATCAGTGAGCAGTCGGGAGGAGAGTCCGTAGTACTTACGTTCTGGCCGCATCCGCGCATGGTGGTTTCAGACAGCAGCCAGGATTTGCAGCTTCTTTCTACGATTGAAGAAAAAATAACACTGTTTTCAGCACTAAATATCAAACACCTGGCGATTATCCCTTTTACCAGGTCCTTTTCCGAATTGTCGTCTCTGGAATTTATCCAAAAAATATTGGTTGAAAAAATCGGCACCAAAAAACTGGTGATTGGATATGACCACCGTTTTGGAAAAAACCGCGAGGGAAGTTTTGAATTTTTACAAAAAAATTGCGCACTCTTCGGTTTCGAAGTAGAAGAAATCTCCAGACAAGACATAGAAGCTACGGCGATAAGTTCCTCCCGTATCCGCAAGGCGCTGCTGGACGGGCACGTACAGGAAGCCAATGAGCTGTTGGGCCGCCCCTATTCCATCAGCGGAACAATCGTAAAGGGGAAACAGCTTGGACGAACCATTGGATTTCCCACAGCAAACCTGCTGGTTCAGGAAGCGCACAAGCTGATACCCGCCAATGGTGTTTATGTGATCAGTGCGGAATATCAGAATCATATTTATGCTGGTATGCTGAATATCGGCGTGAGACCCACCGTGGATGGCGTGAACCGTACCATTGAAGCCAATCTTTTTGAATTTGACAAAGAGATTTATGGTGAAGAGCTCACTGTAAATCTGCTGGCATACTTAAGGCCGGAGCAAAAATTCAGCGGTCTCGATGCACTCATGAAGCAGATTGAAGCAGATAAGCTCAGCGCGCTTAACTATTTCACCAATCACCCCCTGTCCGGTTAA
- the truB gene encoding tRNA pseudouridine(55) synthase TruB yields MNNEIPIPDEGEVILIHKPLRWTSFDVANKLKRACKFKKIGHAGTLDPLATGLLILCTGKKTKQIDTYQAQEKEYTGTFVLGKTTPSVDLETDFDAEYPTSHITTEVLEKARLMLTGTIEQIPPIYSAVRVDGERLYKKARRGETAEIKKRTVTVSLFEINSSEFPILSFRIVCSKGTYIRSMVRDFGELAGSGAYLNSLCRTRIGSFQLKDACELTEFINKKRIELNLPVD; encoded by the coding sequence TTGAATAACGAAATTCCAATACCGGACGAAGGAGAGGTTATCCTGATTCACAAGCCACTGCGCTGGACTTCCTTTGATGTTGCCAATAAACTTAAGCGTGCCTGCAAGTTCAAAAAAATAGGCCATGCCGGTACCCTTGACCCGCTCGCCACAGGTTTACTGATCCTCTGTACGGGAAAGAAAACCAAGCAGATAGATACCTACCAGGCACAGGAAAAGGAGTATACAGGGACATTTGTACTGGGGAAAACCACACCCTCAGTTGACCTGGAAACGGATTTTGATGCCGAATACCCAACCAGCCACATCACAACGGAAGTTCTGGAAAAAGCCAGGCTAATGCTCACAGGGACTATCGAACAGATCCCCCCTATCTATTCGGCGGTACGTGTGGATGGCGAAAGACTTTATAAAAAAGCCCGGCGCGGAGAAACTGCCGAGATTAAAAAGCGTACGGTTACGGTTTCATTATTTGAAATAAACTCTTCTGAATTCCCCATCCTGTCTTTTCGAATCGTTTGTTCCAAGGGCACCTATATCCGCAGTATGGTTCGGGATTTTGGTGAGCTGGCCGGGAGCGGAGCGTATCTCAATTCGCTTTGCAGAACAAGAATAGGCTCTTTCCAGTTGAAAGATGCTTGCGAGCTGACTGAGTTTATTAATAAAAAAAGAATTGAGCTGAACCTACCTGTTGACTGA